In the Helicobacter typhlonius genome, one interval contains:
- the cysE gene encoding serine O-acetyltransferase, whose product MGLWQTIKEDFCIIRQKDPAINKSIELFFNYPGLIALVHYRIAHRLHKVGFKVLARILMGLTGFITNVDIHPAATIGRRVFIDHATGVVIGETAEVGNDVMIYQGVTLGGTSLEKVKRHPTIEDGVVIGAGAKILGNIRIGANAKIGANSVVIKDVPQDCTAVGIPARVIIKGRAKEANAINKLPDIDKAAFEYLLKRMQILESVLDCAADLSKDSNKAEGEQKCSDKLRKEREELDSIYTAFLRSLRD is encoded by the coding sequence ATAGGACTATGGCAGACTATCAAGGAGGATTTTTGCATTATCAGACAAAAAGACCCCGCCATTAATAAGAGCATAGAATTATTTTTTAACTACCCCGGGCTGATTGCGCTCGTGCATTATCGTATTGCGCACAGGCTTCATAAGGTTGGATTCAAAGTTTTAGCGCGTATTCTTATGGGGCTTACGGGCTTTATAACAAATGTGGATATTCACCCTGCGGCTACGATTGGCAGACGTGTTTTTATTGACCACGCCACAGGGGTAGTCATTGGCGAGACTGCCGAAGTAGGCAATGATGTGATGATTTATCAAGGCGTAACGCTAGGTGGCACAAGCCTTGAAAAAGTCAAACGCCACCCCACCATAGAAGATGGCGTTGTCATTGGTGCTGGGGCGAAGATTCTAGGAAATATCCGCATTGGCGCAAATGCCAAAATTGGTGCAAATTCTGTGGTAATAAAAGATGTGCCACAAGATTGCACTGCTGTGGGAATCCCCGCGCGTGTGATAATCAAAGGTAGGGCAAAAGAAGCAAATGCCATAAACAAGCTGCCCGATATTGACAAGGCGGCGTTTGAATATCTCCTCAAGCGAATGCAGATTCTAGAATCTGTGCTAGATTGTGCAGCGGATTTGAGTAAAGATTCTAATAAGGCAGAGGGCGAACAAAAATGCAGCGACAAACTTCGCAAGGAAAGAGAGGAGCTAGATAGCATCTATACCGCTTTCTTGCGCAGTTTGAGAGACTAG
- the speA gene encoding biosynthetic arginine decarboxylase — MVDYGINFWSNNDFTIDNGKVKVNYRHKPALIDIVQEAREKGYKGPLLLRFPHLIKKQVDKVFASFEDAIKEYSYKGRFKAVFPLKVNQMPNFVLPLVEQSKDKCYGLEAGSKSELILAMAYTNKDAPITVNGFKDKEMISLGFSAANMGHDITLTIEGLNELGTIIEVARELGEPYPNIGLRIRLHSTGMGIWAKSGGINSKFGLTSTELLEAINMLEKEQLLHKFTMIHFHIGSQISDISPLKRAIREAGNIYAELRKKGAKNLKCVNIGGGLAVEYTQHEGANNRNYTLNEFSGDVVFSLREIAKNKKEPEPDIFIESGRFIAASHAVLIAPVLELFSQEYDEKALKLKKSNPPLIEELFDLYNSVVEKNAIEYLHDSLDHMESLLTLFDLGYIDLQDRSNTEVLVHLIIKKVIKLLKHKNFNEILQIQEQVQERYLLNCSFFQSLPDYWGLAQNFPVMPLDRLNRRPNRSASLWDITCDSDGEIAFNATQPLFLHDVDVTKEEYFLGFFLVGAYQEVLGMRHNLFTHPTEFSVEFDDDLNKGYELTRLIEAQTILDVLDDLDYDTKDIERRLKQHIEDNQNLDSEGKKEMLGRLYVMLSENGYLRTITTKGD; from the coding sequence GACTTTACTATCGATAATGGCAAGGTTAAGGTAAATTATAGGCATAAACCGGCGTTGATTGACATTGTGCAGGAGGCGCGTGAGAAAGGCTACAAAGGACCATTGTTGCTTCGATTTCCGCATTTAATAAAAAAGCAAGTTGATAAGGTGTTTGCTTCTTTTGAAGACGCGATTAAAGAGTATTCTTACAAGGGTAGATTTAAGGCTGTTTTTCCCCTCAAAGTCAATCAAATGCCAAATTTCGTCCTCCCACTTGTAGAGCAGAGCAAGGATAAATGCTATGGGCTAGAGGCGGGGAGTAAATCCGAGCTTATCCTCGCTATGGCTTATACGAATAAAGATGCGCCCATAACGGTTAATGGATTCAAAGATAAGGAGATGATTTCTCTAGGCTTTAGTGCAGCGAATATGGGACACGATATTACGCTTACAATCGAGGGCTTAAACGAGCTAGGGACGATTATCGAGGTGGCGCGTGAGCTAGGTGAGCCTTATCCTAATATTGGACTTAGAATCCGCCTCCATAGCACAGGAATGGGGATTTGGGCAAAAAGCGGGGGCATAAACTCAAAGTTTGGACTTACAAGCACCGAGCTTTTAGAGGCGATAAATATGCTTGAAAAAGAGCAGCTCCTGCATAAATTTACAATGATTCACTTCCATATCGGTAGCCAAATTAGCGATATTTCACCGCTGAAGCGCGCTATTAGGGAGGCGGGAAATATCTATGCGGAGCTACGCAAAAAGGGAGCAAAAAATCTAAAATGCGTCAATATCGGTGGAGGGCTCGCTGTGGAATACACGCAACACGAGGGCGCGAATAATCGCAACTACACTTTGAATGAATTTAGCGGCGATGTTGTGTTTTCTTTGCGCGAGATTGCTAAAAACAAAAAAGAGCCAGAGCCTGATATTTTTATAGAATCTGGGCGATTTATCGCCGCAAGCCACGCAGTGCTTATCGCGCCTGTTTTGGAGCTTTTTTCACAAGAATATGACGAAAAAGCCCTCAAGCTTAAAAAGAGCAATCCTCCGCTTATTGAAGAGCTTTTTGATCTCTATAATAGCGTGGTGGAGAAAAATGCGATTGAATATCTCCACGATAGTCTTGACCATATGGAATCTTTGCTTACGCTTTTTGATTTGGGCTATATTGATTTGCAAGACCGCTCAAATACCGAAGTGCTCGTGCATCTCATCATCAAAAAAGTTATTAAGCTTTTAAAACATAAGAATTTTAATGAGATTTTACAGATTCAAGAGCAGGTGCAGGAGCGTTACTTATTGAATTGTAGCTTTTTCCAAAGTTTGCCTGATTATTGGGGGTTGGCGCAAAACTTTCCTGTTATGCCCCTTGATAGGCTCAATCGCCGACCGAATCGAAGCGCGAGTTTATGGGATATTACTTGTGATTCTGATGGTGAGATTGCTTTTAATGCGACACAGCCGCTTTTTTTGCACGATGTAGATGTTACAAAAGAGGAATATTTTTTGGGATTTTTCCTTGTGGGTGCGTATCAGGAGGTGCTTGGAATGCGGCATAATCTCTTCACGCACCCCACAGAATTTAGCGTGGAATTTGATGATGATTTAAATAAGGGCTATGAGCTTACTCGCCTCATTGAAGCTCAAACGATTTTAGATGTGCTTGATGATTTGGATTATGATACTAAAGACATAGAGCGTAGGCTAAAGCAGCATATCGAGGATAATCAAAACCTCGATAGCGAGGGCAAGAAAGAAATGCTTGGGCGACTTTATGTAATGCTAAGTGAGAATGGTTATTTGCGCACGATTACGACAAAGGGAGATTAA